ATTAtatatcttcttctctttcagaTTCATGAATAGAATCAATccacatcaacaaaaataacgCAATATTGCACCTTTATTCATACCAAATCCCATTATTTTTATACACGATACTGCTGAATCTCATAGAAGAGACTTTTTTCTGTAGAAGGTAGTGATTTCTTGTTACTTGATGGACAGTGCTCCCTCTAGCTTATCAGCTAACTCGGACTCTGGTATCCTGAAGTGATAAATTTGGATGTTCTCAACATCAAGCTTCTTGAAATTACCGCGCTTTCTTGTGACAAAAAACTTTCCCCAATTGTATGGCTTGTATCTGACAGGGTTTTGCTCATTTGTCAGCTCCTCCAGGGGCTTCACATCTGTATAGTgtgccgggttgaagaaaaacgGAATGGAAAACCTTTCCCTCTCAGAGTTCACCATAACTCTATGTTCCACactctcataagcatcattgcTCCAAACCTGCACAAGAAGTAAAGATTCTACCAAGTGACTTCGGCAAATGCAAATCTCAGAAACAAAAGCCTGCCAGATAATTGATTAGTGTTAATTGCTAAATCATCTTATCGTACTGTGATTTTGGTGATGGTACCTGGATAATGTCACCAACATTGATGATAAAGGCATCCGGGGTTGGCTTAACACGAATCCATTCCCcgtctgtttttcttttgacttcTAGACCCCCAACATCATCTTGAGCGAGGATGGTCAAGGCTCCACCGTCCTTGTGTCGACCAACGCCAAGAGCTAGTTGTGGAACAGGGCAAGGGGAATAATGATTGAGTCTAAGGAAGCTGATTTGGTCTTCAAAGAATCCATGGAACCTATTCTCTGGTAAGCCTAGACTCAGGGCAACGAGCCCCAGCAACTTGAAGGCTAGTTTCTCCACGTCTTTAGCATATTCTTCCAAGGCCTCCCTGCATGCAAGACCAAAGAAACATTCATAATCTTATATTATCAAAGAACTTGTAGATTGGCCTAAAGTTGCGGTAGCCAAAATTTCTTCGACTGGTGTAGGGGGACCGAACTAATCACAAAAAACTACACATTCTATACAATTTGGGTTCACATGAATCTCATCCCTGTAAAAAATCTCCGATAAGCAGCTCTTGAatctaattttctttcaatggaTTAGATTCCAACAATATGATTGGTATGATTTATATGGAATAAAACTAGTTTGTCTTTTATAGCAACTATAACATGAGACTTTCACAACCAGTGAATGCTAGCTAGCAACAAATTCTCTCTTGTTGAACACCAACATGCAGATCTCTATCTTGATTTTATTGCTCACAGCTGCAACAAGTAAACAAGTTGTCC
The DNA window shown above is from Populus trichocarpa isolate Nisqually-1 chromosome 4, P.trichocarpa_v4.1, whole genome shotgun sequence and carries:
- the LOC18097840 gene encoding protein DMR6-LIKE OXYGENASE 2 isoform X1 gives rise to the protein MGEVDPAFIQDLEHRPKLEIIIAEGIPLIDLSIICSRNTNLDNCQALDDLVKEIGNACKNLGFFQVINHGVPLDKRQKIENASRQFFGQPLEEKRKVRRDGRKVLGYSDTEHTKNVRDWKEVFDFAVKTPTIVPSSYEPDDKEVTEWFHDQWPEYPLELREALEEYAKDVEKLAFKLLGLVALSLGLPENRFHGFFEDQISFLRLNHYSPCPVPQLALGVGRHKDGGALTILAQDDVGGLEVKRKTDGEWIRVKPTPDAFIINVGDIIQVWSNDAYESVEHRVMVNSERERFSIPFFFNPAHYTDVKPLEELTNEQNPVRYKPYNWGKFFVTRKRGNFKKLDVENIQIYHFRIPESELADKLEGALSIK